The Pelobates fuscus isolate aPelFus1 chromosome 2, aPelFus1.pri, whole genome shotgun sequence genome has a segment encoding these proteins:
- the LOC134586344 gene encoding heme-binding protein 2-like has product MIADFSVFGPFCQLPAIGPRKCCHDVGWRRVISTGPLPSAGSQNFEHRTYKPTNWITTIVDKSRDVYDTENGFLRLNQYTNGSNVKGISVETGQPVMLFVPIKKGQFATISYFLPPGVDAPKPLISNVFHETFTEVSLYIRTLQRSAVDSDIYRLGNILQKMLISQKKSFDGSFIGCCLYDGPDKSSRHIEVFFMAI; this is encoded by the exons ATGATTGCAGACTTCTCAGTGTTTGGACCGTTTTGCCAGCTCCCAGCGATTGGACCGCGCAAGTGCTGCCATGATGTTGGTTGGAGGAGGGTGATCAGCACGGGACCTTTGCCCAGCGCTGGATCTCAG AATTTTGAGCATAGAACGTATAAGCCAACAAACTGGATAACGACTATTGTAGATAAGAGTCGTGATGTCTATGACACTGAAAATGGATTTTTGCGTCTCAACCAGTATACTAATGGATCAAATGTAAAAG GTATATCAGTGGAGACAGGACAACCTGTGATGTTATTTGTTCCAATTAAAAAAGGCCAATTCGCTACCATATCATACTTCCTGCCACCCGGAGTGGATGCTCCTAAACCATTAATCTCTAATGTTTTCCATGAAACTTTTACTGAAGTGTCCTTGTATATTAG GACTTTACAGAGATCTGCTGTAGATTCAGATATTTATAGACTTGGAAATATTCTACAAAAAATGTTGATTTCCCAGAAAAAATCATTTGATGGTTCATTTATTGGATGCTGTCTCTATGATGGTCCAGATAAAAGCTCCCGACATATTGAAGTGTTTTTTATGGCGATATAG